The Manduca sexta isolate Smith_Timp_Sample1 chromosome 9, JHU_Msex_v1.0, whole genome shotgun sequence genome segment ACAATTCAGTTTGTCCACCGTTCGGACGTATACAAATACATCGAACCATATAACCGCCCGGATCGTATATACTTATATCTGCATCTATATCACAGCAACTGTTCGGGTTTCTCCGGCCGCTTTCGCGAGGGTTCGGGGCACGCCGGAGGCAAATAGCGAAATTAAGGAGGTCAGACGATCTCCCTGGGATGTGAGGGCTCGAGATCTCGCAATCAACAACGTGTATTGGAAAACTGTGTGGCTTTTGCGGTATTTAATGTGGACAGATCAACATAATGATACAATTTTTGGCAACTATTATGAATTAGTAGAACGTCTGCAACTAGTACATGAGCTTCACTCGTGAAAGCCATTTCCAGAATATGCAGTCTTCTGAAATAAAAAGCAGCCTATACGTTAGTCTAGGACGTATAGGTACATATGTGACAGAATTCATCCAAATCTATGTATCTATTAAGGTTTTTAGTTTCCGCAATTACGAAGTTGTAACATCAGAAACTTTATTCTGCTTTTTCTTTGAGAGCAATAAAAAGTTACAAACAACAATTTACGcgcttgtttttattttctattttctagAACTGTGTTGTTCCGAAGTTGAAGTTTGTGTGAGAGGGCGTACTATAACATAGATAGGAATATCCAGTGTGCTGCATTAAATAACGAAAAATCCGACATCTTTCCTAATaaccataattaatatttggctTGCGATTTCACCTGCATGGTTGTCTTTTACTGAAGTTAAGATCCACTGAGTTTTTGCGGATTAAAAGTGATCTAAGTAGCCCACACTTAAAAAACCCATGACGCAGTCATCTCACTTTAAAAAGCTTtcgaatattaaaattcttatgaTAATGTCGCTTTTAGACTCCTAAGAAACTAACTTCGTTAAAACCTCTGAGCAATAtccaatatacaaatataatcacTTCGGGGCGATAAATTGCTTATAGCAAAGCCCTGAGGACATACCTATTCCCTACCTCACTGTATACACAGAGTATATTAGCAGCCTAACACGTCAACTAAAACATTGAATTTAGCGCCCTCTATTATTGAGGGGAGGTTTAGTCAGGTGTCACTACTCCCTTACTAAATTGatttgcaaacaaaaataatccgCAATGGCCGCCGTGCCAAGCTATAAATATTGTAGGCGGCCTACTCCACCATCCGAAATTTATGCAGATTTATTAACCCAAGGACTGCTTTCATAGCCTTTGTGATTTACTGATATTCTAACATCGAAAGATTCAGTGGAACAAGAAGTAGGTACAAAAGGTTAATTAGAGAGGCGAGAATTAAAAGTACCGGCTCTTAAACATCATAATTCTTGTAACTAGTATTAGTTCTGTGGGAGTCAGGatgccaaaaaaaaaacaaaaacaaatctttTCTCTCCTTGAGGAACTTACAcagtaatacattattttagatACGGTGAGCCGGCCATggaaatcttatttattatcagCATACTCTTTATTCactgtgtgttttattaaagtaaatttgaaTTGCTTTCTTATACTGACACAGAAAAAAGAGTCAAAATATACTTACCCTGTTTAgatataagtaagtacctattgtcccactgttggacaccgACCTACTGAGAAGCATTATGCCTTAGTTCTACTAAGCTaccttagtgcggattggcacaCTCCATATATCCACAAAATTCTTATGGACAACTCTACCTGCAGACATTTATcgcagcagtccgttccactccctaCTTCGCTTCTAATAAATGATAcataatacttacattttttttaataaaccataCGCCTActcataaataatagcaacaccACCAGAAATTTGAATTATCTATGGCAGCATACTGGGCTCGTGATCAAATGTAAAATCTCCTTACCttagtaattatattacatacaatGTAGATACTAAACCTGCAAACAATAATTAAGTACACGATACTGGGTGGGAGAATAGATAAAACGGTGATACCTATAGTTTACACTAGATCATTATCTACAAAAGATTTACTATTAAAGGTAAACACATAATTAGTgtgataataaaaagaaaaccttTTTTATGTCTAGTACTTAgataatttctattttaagttACCTATTTACGTATGAAACAGTGTTTATTAATAcagtgttattttatatttaggtaaaCAGTGCTTATTGCAATAAGTAGGTATAGAAGTATTTCTAACGTGTTCAAAGTTGTACACAGCCGAGTAAACAGaaagatgtattttattttgaagtgtagCTTGGTGGGCTGCGGGCTCCGCGCGCGGTCGAGTGTCCGCGTACAGAGCGGCAACGTCGCGCATCGATCGAAACACGCCGGTCGCCGCTCGCCGGACGCGCTGGTGGCTGCGAGCCGTTTCACAGTGCCTTCCCCGAACTTCGTATTTGCAACTTTTAACTCGATGCCCCTTTCACTGTACCAAATAGTTATATTTGGAACGTATTATGCTCCAGAAGCATGTTGGGAGGTATTTCAAGTTCATGCTCAtgttatgattattaaaatataatactttaataataacaagttAATGTAAAGTTGGATGAAAAAAGTTTCGTAGAATAAACTTTTAAACTCATGTCGTCTCTACACTTACCTACCTGTTAAGAATTACTTTCGGTAGCTAAGTATGAAGTTAGTTTGAAAAGCTTAAATCTATGTGGCCAACCTCTGAGCCGAGAAACAAAACATACTTACGTATTCTAGGTAAGTAGATATTTAGTATTAAGTTTTACGCCATTCCAAGTGACATTTTGATACTTAGTTAAATTATGCTGGTAGATAATTACTCCGACAGTGGCTTCGCATTTTGGAAAATGCAAAGCCACTGTCATAAATACTGCTGTCTTAAGGAAGAAAGTCGTACTTCTCTaacgttatttaattaaatatgtattcgcAATCAGTAAAAAACAcgaatacttaattatttaaaaacgtcCCTTTTCCTCACAGCAATACCTATGCATTGACACTGAAGTCTGATctcaattcaaatttataaaaaaaaaataagtaagtaccttTATTTGTAAATCCTTAAAATCTTACAAAGTAGAGCATCTCTACAAAACTGCGCATTAAAAAGTAGAGCATTACGACCTTCATTGTCAACTTCCGCGTACTTAGAAATACAAATACTGAGTAAACAAATCGATGGCCACGTTTCGTTGCGTCACTGTGTGCGTACGCCATTATTCTGCCAGATAACCGCCCACGTGGCTCTCGTCCAATTAATTTCATACCCGTGGATTACATCTGTGTTGGACATTTTGTGACGATAACATAGAAAAAGGAACGATACATAAATTTACCTATCTagaaagtattattttgtttgaaactgtTCTTACTCGGTCTGTTTAAGTCACAGTTCaatgtcttataaaaaaatcttaaacataTTGTAATGATTTCTCAAAATTGGTGTTGAAAGGAGAAACACATTTCAGTTCCTCTTGTATAATAATACGGGCAAATACAAAgacacaaatatttgcatacaGTACCTATGGATGCACGGCTTAGAATATTTGTGTTGGAGTAATGAAAATGTAGAGTATGGCTATCCTTGTTTAAAATTAGTAGTAATTTACTCACCATTTATGAAGAGGGCAGCGCCTGAAACtttgttataacaataatatttagttagaaTTAATTgccaaatattatttagaatttttgataaataaaaaacaatcatgAGTTTTGTCTACAGAATAGACGAACCGGCTCGGCTAGTCTCGGAATTTTGCGAcagaaaatcaatttaaatgacAGCCTTgctattttattgaatacattcATGCTATACGTGGTTTAGAAATATCtaagtttctaaataaaattttagtctAGCCAAGCGACATACAAGGAATATCACgaaatttcaaaagaaaacaaCCAAGTACTATTTTCCGAATTGAAAAAGTCACTCAAATATTTGCTCATCTCAGGAATCGAATCCAGCACGCCACGGTTTATAGCTCAAAATTACTTCTATGACGAGACGCTTCCATGGCAAATTACTCTACGAACTAATACTATACAATAAATTCCATACATTACACTTAGTCATGGcttatacataatacataatagaaTAAATGTACCTACTTACTAAATAAACATGACAAAGAAAGGTATATATGATATTATctagacaaaatattaaaccaaaaaTAGTCATATTGTTTACAAGAAAGATAATGAAAAATGATAGATGCGTGCTCGAGGCAGCGGCTTTCTCTTTTAAGCCACGTTACGTGATTCACTAGGCAACAATCGCGCCGTTTGGCAACGCTGCATAACAGTGCGACGTTGCCAGCTGATGCGGAACATGACGCGCGTCATGTTATGCCTGTAGTTGCGCATCAAATGTTGGCACGCGTAGACGTTCGCGCAATGTCAGTGGCGTGGTCTAACGATCGAGTACTCCAGCTTATTGAACTTTATCAAAACTGTGGCTGTTTGTGGGACTCCACAGACtacgattataaaaataaattaaaaaaacgtgACGCGTGGAACACAATTTCGAAAATTTTGGATTTGCCGCTAAAAGAGGTCGAAAGTAAAATACACACGCTACGGTCACAGTTTACGCGggaaagaaagaaattaaagTCGTCGAATAAACCTGGATGTGCTATTACGTGGTTTGCGTACGAGCCATTACAGTTTTTGTTGAAATGTGAATCGAGTGCGTCGGGAAAGGAGTCAACTCTGAATCAAGTAAGTAGCGCTTTAGCTTATATATTAAGGACAAAGTAGTAATcgtttattacatatataagcACGTAATTGCTGTTTTATATGCTCCATAATAACGACACACGCAGAgactgatttaatttaaattgtggCGTATTTAGATATTGACAGAACgagtattgtaatttgtagcattAATACGTCAGAAACATGTGTGAATGACGTGTTGCGACGATTCTGAGCGTTTTAAAATGATGTTCCGTTTCacttaaaaaatctgattacttgtttatataaaaaatatatatcttcaaTTGTTAGGATAGAACCACACTGGCTTTACAAAAACATCCAATAGAATAATACAGAAAAACACTTTGTTACTATACAGTTGCGCTCTTGTATCTGCAACTTTGTTATTCTGAGTTGTATTCCTCGTCGCGTACGAGCAAACGTAGTCTGGATGGCCGACCGCGTTCGCTTTATATAGTAATCTATGTCTTGCCGAAAGTACGACATCCGGTaaacatcttatttatttatttatttatttatttaaaggtataCCAACAGCATACATATTGATACATACAATTATACACAAACAAAGCTATAAGGTATTGTGGCTGATATGTATGCCAATAACAGGTACACACAGCATTTACCAATTATATGACGCGTGtacaaaacagaaaatattgtaaagtaaaaacatactaaaaaaaaaaacaaatacaaatttaaaaaagaaattaattatttacgaaaGTGTTTCGACAATTTACTCataaaagcatttaatttgtcGTGAAATATATCAAGATTTTTGCGCCCTTATTCTCTAGGTTGTACTGATTACATATTCTCACAGTTGGTGAAATTACACCAATATTGGTATTGCAATGTGGTAtgtaaaaagttctaaatatgGGAAACCTGGGTATATTGTATGGaacattaaaactaattttatctaaaatatcgaTACAGTCAATGTTGCCgtgaattaatttatgtagaaaCTTCAAATCGCTTAATCATCAATCAAAAGTTTGTAGTTGGCACATCTTGTGCCAACTACAAACTTTTGTAGTGATAGTACCTAATTCCATACTTTCTCTggtataagtaagtaaatacaaaaaccaCTAGACTGTGAGTGCAATTTGGCAAACGGATAGATCATATTTTAGgggaacatattttttatcccgaaaaatgcACAGTAGGGCTTCAGAAGAGATATTTTATGTGGATGGCGCCGCGATTATCACCTAACACTTAGTATACGCTATTACaatatagttttgtttgtatCGTAAAGCACTCGTTATTCATACTTTTATTGCCCTCAGAGTATTTAAATAACCTTTATTTTCAGATAGACGACAGCAGTTTTAAACTAGAAGCTCAACTTGACGAAGAGCAGGACAGCCATGAGTTCCAACAAACAGAAAATGCCGAATCGCGACCAAAGAAACGTAGAAATGAAGAAAAAATCAACGACGCTTATAAACTAATGATGGAAGCGAAAAAACTTAGGAACGAAGACTGCATAGACGAGTTCGATGTGTATGGAAAATACGTGGCCTCAGAACTACGGAACATCAGAGACGAATACTCCACTCTGATTGCGAAACagcacataaataatatattgatcgACGCCAGGTTTGGCAAGTATCGGCAAGAATACAGTTCGTTTGGATACAATACGGTGCACGCCTCGGATCCGTTAACAAGCCATTTATCGCCCGTCGTCAAAATTGAAGAACGCAGTCACTCGGTAAATTCTGAACAAGACTCACAACAAAGCTCTGTGCACGTAGTTGATTGAATTCATATGATAATAGAGAAAATGCCTTATGTAAGTAGTGTAACGTTGAAGTTAATGTACcgacaatattgttatttaatgtattaaagtattttttattataacattgcGTATTCTTGGACTATGATTTGGGTGGGAAAAGCAGGCAGTGTGACTTGGTCTTATATATTTAGAATTCAAAAGAATTTTTGATTTAGATTAACTTCTAcgtaaaatatgaaacttatTAAGGGTTGTAAATTGTtacctttattattaaaagtatatatatatttattcagtaAAAATGCGGCTATTCCGAAGAGAGAGTTAGACAAAatcgatttgttttttttttaatattatctatagactttttttttaatatacattgtaCTTACTATGCATTTAAAACGCTCCGATACACGCTATCCGGTCCTCTTTCACAGCTTTATTCTTGTTCCAAACTACACAAGAGTTCTACAAACTTCTGGTACAGTTTTACCAATTAATTACTTTGACACTTTGAAAATAAAGGACAGTGAAATATGCTTCTCCAGTTGCCAAATATCGAAGAATAATGGCCATGCTGAAAGCACTAACAATTTCGTAATATTCAGTACTGTTAATTACTGATAATTTTTACAGCTCACAATCTGGTACATTTTGTCTAAAGTTAACAGGCACAACCATGAAGcttaatttatacatatgtatttgaaataatattcaactaCTATTACTTTGCGCGAACAAAATATGACCTTGCAAATATAAGAAGAAAAATATCCATAAAGTTCATACTAGCGTTCTGCCTGCAGACAAAAATATCAACTATGatgcaaaatttataattctctaTAGTGTACCAACTATTGACATGaatgtttcataataatatggatAGGAGAAATATGTTTCCATATTAGGAGTATACGGAAAATGCCGCGTCATTATGTAACATGACCAAATAATTCAATACTCTCAATGGTGATGCTGTTATGGTCAGACATCAGATGAGCAACTAACCCAATATGGCTCCAATAAGAttctttatgaaaaaataatgaatgtaaAATGTAAGAATGTAGTCTAAAAGCGTAATGTGAACCCAGCAACCGTGAATTGCAAGAACCAAAAATACAAGTCTACTTAATATGGCTCAGTTAATTCGTCAGAGTAAAATCAATATCCTATCGCCTTCATCGTTGAGCCATGATCAGGGCCAAGCCTAAAGAGATTATTGTTACTGTATACTTATAAGTATATTCATTTACTTTCTACCTAGTGCCTATTGTATTTGTACGTGTATTTTCACACAATCGACGCCACGGCCGTAAAACGGGAACTCAAGCACAGGACTAGGTTCCCCCAGCTTGCGAACGATCGATACCCATTACATTGTTGCTGTGGTTAATGTACTAAGAACGCGACACCTACCATTTTGATCTTAACAACGTGCGTACAACAAAACCTACGTGCACAGATTCCCGATCTATCTAGACGTATAAAACGTAAAAATGAAAAGCGGTCCGTCAGGGCAAAGATTATCTTGGCAGTTACAAACCACCCACCTATTTATACCGGCCTGCGACGTTGCCGCTCCGACACGCACGTTGAGCACTTCGAATTTCGAACGTGGAACATCGAGTGAAAAACATTGTTGCCAGCCCACTCGGTTTACGAGCCACTCCGGCAATTTCAGCGAGGTTTTATCAGCaggtttattgaaaaaaaagcAAAGTAACATTGTTTGGAATAGCGTCCCTAACCTTAGGAACAACATTGCATTAAGCTTTTTATATGCctttaaataagaataaaacgTTCCAATACAAGAAATCAGCGcgaaggaaataaaaatgttaagaaaataaTTCGTTAGATGTTTTTGGCAAATAAAATTCACCTTCAATCAAGCCGGGTTTCCTGTTAAATGCAGGTAATTTGGTTGTTTTGCAATCGCCGTTGGCAACACATTTGATCGGCAGCCAGACCGCTGCACAGGCGGCCAGTCGCCCGCGGTCCTCTGCCGGCGATACACACCGATGTACTATTAGATTCGATATTTGTTGCGCCTCGTATGTAGTTACGATTGCAAATACGAAACATTGACATGCCATGCCGTCGGGATGTTAGAAAATTGCATTTATGATATCATATGACTAAGACATTCTTGGCAATTACCTAGTGCCTATTCTGCAGTTTGCGGACAAAACAATGTATGTTTTTGGCATAAGTAGGCTTTCCATTTGGCCTAGTTTCTAGATTTATCCTACATTAAGGCGTCCGAGGTCACCCGAGCATGGCGAATTTAGCAGTTTACGGTTTTACTGATTAACACTTTTATAGTTTCAAGCCATATTACCTATTAGTTAtgtaaaaatacgtatttttattaactttagcTGCGGTACATAACGCCATTCTCTATTTATATCTAATTGCAGCTTCGTCTAAGTCGTTAATGTTCCAAGTACCGAGCAGGTGGGAGACTATTTAAGTGCTTTATCTAGCTTTTGTTTATGCCTAGGTACCTGCAGGCTTGGATAAAATTTCGCATTGTTAATGCAAAAGGCCTTTCGCGTAAGCTACGCTTCGTCTCTACATAATTCCGACACTGTTATTCTTTTGTGTAAAGTTCCTTagagttaaaataaacaaaaaatcctttatattttatcaaaaggttctttcaaatgttttttatagATGATATGAAACATTTTCAGTGATTTCGTTTGATAGATTTGAATTCAATTACCGTACAGTTTCGGCTTTCACGCGGCCATTTTGTCCGCACGCGGCTTTGTTTGACCGTCTTCGGTTAACGATTCACTTCCTTTACGAGATTTTAATGATGATACTTCACCCTTTCATATTACACTCCCTGCTGGATCCACGCACTAAATTTCcaaattgtataaattttattgattttactaGCGataatttttgttgcaaaacAGTGGCTAGAAGTCGATTCATTTTGTACACTTTGTATCGAGGCCTTTGCATCCAAAGGGATTGTAGTCTAAATTCGATCAGATAATACAAGGCCTTTTATTAGAacgtattattaatatatcttaaGTGTGTTGTTTCTTATCTCTCAATAATGGTTATTAAGCACAAAATAAGAACATTGCAGTATGTAATTACTCATAGAATTTTATACAAAGTAATTAAGTAAAGTAGGTAGAAACAAAACTTACAGGACATAAACCAAATAggaaattaaaaagtaacagtTAACCATTTTGTAACAAATGTCCCAAATTACTTGCCGCGACcgctttactttttttttataaatacctacacAGACATCCCTCACTGCAATAAAATACGTTTGGTGTACTTCATTTGGATCAATATTACAAAGTTAGTTAAATAAGtcttattcaattttaaacagTTGGCAGAATTATGCTGTGTACATCCGCTATCTAGTAGAACAGGTTGTGatactattttttatctataattctTCTACTAACAAGTTACTTATATTATCTCTGCATTAAACAAAGCTTTTACTCGGATATCAAACCTGCTGCCTCTTGCTTGTTTACTCGCCTGGGACttatcacaaataataaatgtctaaacgacatataaaaaaaatggcggTTATATAAAAACCGATGTGAAAACATGAACGTATATTTCCCAGAGTCCGACATGCAATAGGTAGTTAGTCGTTCGCGGCATTTATTATGTGCTAATTGTTTTATTCATGTTATCATCATTAGCACCCAGAGGAAGTCTATAGCTGAACGTATGCCTTCTCTATGTCCAACATTAATAtacggctgccagacctcaagacactgtgagctcattctgcgtagatcggaccgtcaacagataaaaagttgtatatttgaaaaatgtaggtagatattgtaagtttgactttacggatgaacaacacctcagtcccccccgtgaccatgaaggctgcaaagtcttcgaaacgtcgggagaaaataataatataaataaccgcgataaaatccgtttaaatagtttttagtttttatttcaatgtctaacattc includes the following:
- the LOC115455727 gene encoding uncharacterized protein LOC115455727, whose amino-acid sequence is MPVVAHQMLARVDVRAMSVAWSNDRVLQLIELYQNCGCLWDSTDYDYKNKLKKRDAWNTISKILDLPLKEVESKIHTLRSQFTRERKKLKSSNKPGCAITWFAYEPLQFLLKCESSASGKESTLNQIDDSSFKLEAQLDEEQDSHEFQQTENAESRPKKRRNEEKINDAYKLMMEAKKLRNEDCIDEFDVYGKYVASELRNIRDEYSTLIAKQHINNILIDARFGKYRQEYSSFGYNTVHASDPLTSHLSPVVKIEERSHSVNSEQDSQQSSVHVVD